GCGGCGATGCTGCGCCTGTCCAGCGACGAAGCCTACGGCGAAGCGCTGTTGGCGGTCCTCGACGAGGTGATGGCGGACTACCGAAGCGAGGATTCGGCGGCGGTTGCCCTCAGCAGCGGATTCGACTCGACGGCGGTGGCGGCGAGCCTGGCGTCGGCGGGGGATGAGGAGGGATCGCCATCGACCGCGGCGGAGAGCCCATCACTGACCGCGCTCCTGTGGGCGGCGCCAGAGCTGCCGGAGGCGGACGAAAGCCCCCTCGCGGGCGAGGTGGCGGACCGCCTCGGCCTCGACCGGCTGACGCTGCGGGCGGATCACCTCTGGCCCTTGAGCACGCCGCTCGCCGAGCGGGTGCGTCGCGACAGTCCCCTCTGTGGTTTCTACGAAGACCTCTGGCAGGAGACTTGCCGGCGCCTGCGGCAAGCGGAGATCTCGGTGCTCTACACCGGCGTGGGCGGAGATCACCTCTTCGGCGGCGATGTCTTCGACTACCTCGACCGCCTGGCGACCGGGCGTTGGGTTTCGCTGGCTCGCGACCTTCGACGCCATCGCCGCTGGTCGCCGGGAGGAACCCTCCGCCTGCTGCGCAAGTTCCTGTGGGCGCCGCTGCGCACCTGGTGGCGGCCGACCCGGTGGGCTCCGGAGGTGCCGTGGCTGGCGTCGGCCCATCGGCCTCGGGTGCCGTCGATCGAGGGTCGCCGGCGCATCCTGGCCTCGCCCGGGCGGGTGCAGCGCTTGTGGACCCTGCGTGATCCCTTGATCCCTTCGCTGGTTCTCGAGATGGGTCAACGGGCGGCGGCCCACGGCATCGACCTGCGCCATCCCCTGCTCGATCACCGTCTCTTCGAGCTGGCCGCGGCGCTGCCGCCGTCGCAGACCTTCTCCGCCGGGGAGCGCAAGGTGATTCTGCGCCGCGCCTTCGCCGGCCGCTTGCCGGCGGCGGTCCTGGAGAGCAGGGATAAGATCTATCCGACACCGATTCTGCGGCGCGGCCTGGTCGAGCGCGGACAGGCGCAGGCCCGCGAGCTGATGCGGCAGCCGCGCGTCGTCGACCTCGGGTTGGTGGACGGCGTGGCGCTGCGGCAGGCCTATGACGACTTCTGTGCCGGCCGCTCACGGAGCAGCCTGTTCTGGCATACCTGGACCCTCGAAGCCTGGCTGAGAAAGTACTTTTGAGCGAACCGACCTTCGTGGAGCCGACGGCGGCCGAAGCGCAGCGGCTGCGCCATCTGGCGGATGCCCTGGCCGACGGCGCCGAGGGCCTGCGCTGGGTGGACTATGAACAAGCCGAGCGCGACGTTCGCCAGCTCGCCGAGCAACTGCGCCAGGCCATGACCGCGGACGAGCTGCGCCGCAGCCGCTGGCGCGCCATCCCGCGGGGCGGCTTCATCGTGCTCGGCATGCTGGCCTATGCCCTCGATCTGCCGGCGGCGGCGCTGGCGGAAGATCTTTCCGGAGGGACGGTACCGGGGCCGGTGATCCTGGTCGATGACTGCGCCCTGAGCGGGGTCCGCCTGGGGGCCGCCATCGCCGGCTGCGACGCCTCGCAGATCGTCGTCGCCCATCTTTACTCCCATCCCGAGCTACGGCGCCAGGTGCTGGCCCGCGAGGAACGGGTGCGCCACTGCCTCGCCGCGCGCGATCTGACCTCCCGGGGGGCCTCGGACGATCCGCGCTGGCAGGCCGCCTGGCGCGCTCGGCTCGGTCCGGAGCGCTACTGGATCGGTCGCACGGAGCGCCTCGCCTTTCCCTGGAACGAGCCCGATCAACCCTTCTGGAACGCCGCCACGGCGACCATCGAGGACGGCTGGCGCTTCGTGCCGCCGCACCGCTGCCTGAAGAGCTCCCGGCTGCTCGGCGGCAGCGTCGAGGCGGGGGCGCGCCGCCTCGCCGAGGGGGTGGCCTACGGTGAGTTCGACGATTGCCTGTGGCTCTGCCACCTGGCGTCGAAGCAGATCTTCGGCCTCGACGAGGTCGGGGCCGACTGCCTCAAGGCGCTGCTGCGCTGCGCTGACCTCGAGGGTGCCGCCCGCCGACTGGCGGATCGCTACCAGG
Above is a genomic segment from Acidobacteriota bacterium containing:
- a CDS encoding asparagine synthetase B family protein; translation: MVHLEGGLAQRSSLLRRLGQAETCTTGNLLCLLYEQSELDLPRQLAGTAAFILIDPRRRRLLAVRDRLGQRGLFFRRSAEGIRLAPRVADLLTGSEGVADLSQRALVAQVCGDAPPPRETFYRGIEAVEAGCFLLAEGDRVEQVRYWRPELAAMLRLSSDEAYGEALLAVLDEVMADYRSEDSAAVALSSGFDSTAVAASLASAGDEEGSPSTAAESPSLTALLWAAPELPEADESPLAGEVADRLGLDRLTLRADHLWPLSTPLAERVRRDSPLCGFYEDLWQETCRRLRQAEISVLYTGVGGDHLFGGDVFDYLDRLATGRWVSLARDLRRHRRWSPGGTLRLLRKFLWAPLRTWWRPTRWAPEVPWLASAHRPRVPSIEGRRRILASPGRVQRLWTLRDPLIPSLVLEMGQRAAAHGIDLRHPLLDHRLFELAAALPPSQTFSAGERKVILRRAFAGRLPAAVLESRDKIYPTPILRRGLVERGQAQARELMRQPRVVDLGLVDGVALRQAYDDFCAGRSRSSLFWHTWTLEAWLRKYF
- a CDS encoding PqqD family protein; translation: MSEPTFVEPTAAEAQRLRHLADALADGAEGLRWVDYEQAERDVRQLAEQLRQAMTADELRRSRWRAIPRGGFIVLGMLAYALDLPAAALAEDLSGGTVPGPVILVDDCALSGVRLGAAIAGCDASQIVVAHLYSHPELRRQVLAREERVRHCLAARDLTSRGASDDPRWQAAWRARLGPERYWIGRTERLAFPWNEPDQPFWNAATATIEDGWRFVPPHRCLKSSRLLGGSVEAGARRLAEGVAYGEFDDCLWLCHLASKQIFGLDEVGADCLKALLRCADLEGAARRLADRYQAPEEVLARDLAALARSLEARGLLAAP